One region of Oryza sativa Japonica Group chromosome 10, ASM3414082v1 genomic DNA includes:
- the LOC136353604 gene encoding uncharacterized protein, producing the protein MTIEQFITDTGLTTDQLLGVAPIEKAEVKYMYELGKPLVKPELLQSLPTQMYKFHQLYMEMSATGREMIGARIRDTDFLQGDDILWINFRGIYELYQLDALDVSIMSCWILMEIQRARRRRVFDTGFIDPRRVNVAMLDQYPQETEDNLVHLLKAQHYKTFILLPYNTEFHWVLLLFDLSACTVNVYDSIDKKESTFDKVFELIDRAWYRFRHLVRGKWRERLRRKFKFPCAKQKQGTNLCGYYVCEYCHCLADQIITTRELDFIRMRDNLTTHKEFIAAVQEQLMGFINEEILDPKGEFYYDGNTIHRSLASELSATTTTSKS; encoded by the exons atgacgatagaacaatttattactgacaccggtctaactacggatcaattgctaggagtcgcaccaatcgaaaaggcggaagtgaaatacatgtacgaactcggtaaaccgcttgtcaagcctgagctgctgcagtccctacccacacaaatgtacaagttccatcagctgtacatggagatgagcgccaccggtagagagatgatcggagcgaggatcagggacacggacttcttgcaaggagatgacattctctggatcaatttcaggggaatttacgaactataccagctggacgccctcgacgtctctattatgagttgctggatttt aatggagattcaaagggcccgacggcggagggttttcgatactggattcatcgaccctcggagagtaaacgtcgcaatgctcgaccaatatccacaagaaacagaggacaatcttgtccatctcctgaaggcgcagcattacaagacgttcatactgttgccgtacaacacaga attccactgggtgcttttactcttcgacctgtcggcctgcaccgtcaacgtatatgactcaatagataaaaaagagtctacgtttgacaaggttttcgaacttatagacag ggcttggtatcggttccgtcatttggtccgtggcaaatggagagaaagacttaggcgaaagttcaaatttcct tgcgcaaagcaaaagcagggaactaacttgtgcggctactacgtgtgtgagtattgccactgccttgcagaccaaatcatcaccacaagagagctcgat tttattcgcatgagggataacctgaccacacacaaggaatttatcgcagcggttcaagaacaactcatgggattcatcaacgaagaaatccttgatcccaagggtgaattctactacgacggaaacacaattcaccggtccttagcttctgagctatcagcgactactactacgtcgaaatcgtag